Genomic window (Mycolicibacterium smegmatis):
CCAGCAGTAGAACGCCTTTCAGCGTTGCAAGCCAACCGAGGACCGACACCACGATCGCTGCGACTCCATGCCACCTCTGGTGCAGCGCGACCACGGTGAGGCCGCTCAACAGTACGAAGGCACCGGATACCCACGACATGATCGGGTTCTTTCCGAAATCGGTGACCAGGCCCGGTATCTCGGACGCACGTGCCAACGCCACGACAGCGACGACGACGAGATACGGGCCGAGTACACGTGCGAAGCCCTGCGTCCGGTTCTCGACGTGAAACGCAGTACTCATGGCACTGAGACCTCCTCAAATCCACGGACGTCACGACTGACGCCCGCCTGACCCATTCGACCACCGGTGCTTCGAGGTCGTAAGGGACCGAAGTCCACGTTCAGATGGGCTTTTGTCGGTTCTGGGCAGCCAGAGGACCATCGGCGCAATCACCGGGACTTAGGTCACCATCGGCAGAGGTTCGCCGCCGATACGCTCGAACGCGCAGTTGATAAGCGGGTAGGAGCCGAGATGTTGGAGCCAGAGAATTCCGCACCGATCGTAGTTGGTATCGACGGGTCCGAAGCGGGTGTACGGGCCGCTCGATGGGCGGCTGCCGAAGCCGAGTCCCGCAACGTTCCACTGCGTTTGGTGTATGCCACCAAGGCTTCACATCCATCGGCAGACGACTATTACGACGATGTCCGCCGCGGACAGGACGCCCTGTCGGCCGCCCAGATCGATGTGAACCGGCGCTACAGCGAGGTCAAGGTCGAGACCGCCCTGGTGGACGGGCCACCGGGGCGCGCGCTGATCGACGAGTCCGACCGTGCGGCGATGTTGTGTGTCGGATCGGTGGGCATCGGCCGCTACGCGGAATCGATTCTCGGGTCGATCGCCTTGGCGGTTGCCGAGGGCGCCGCGTGCCCGGTGGCTGTCATCCGTGCACAGGAGGATGACTCGGCGGTTCACTGGATCGCCGCTGGGAACCCGGCCGACGAACACGTCGTCGAATCAGCCATGGCCGAGGCGCGATTGCGGCAGGCACCGGTTCTGGTGCTCGGGGATCGACGCGAGGGCGACGCGTTCATCTACCAGGTCAAATCCATACAACTCCGCAATCCCGATCTCCACATCTACCCGATCACCGACAGAAACGATGTGGCCGGCTTTCTGAGGCGACACGACGAGCCGGTCCAGCTCGCCGTTATCGGTGAGTCGGAGGTCGCCGAACTCCCGCGCATCCTCGGCCCTCACGGGCGTCATATGTTCCACCTGTTCGAGGGGACCACGTCATCGGTGCTGGTGGCGCGCTATGACTGATCGCCGGATTCGTCGATGAAACCCTGTGACGCCGCCGGACATATGCGGGCCACCTCGTGAGCGGGGTGCCGATCGGCTGACAACTGACCGCGAGGGTCGGGACTTTCGTCCCTATGGACCACCGGTGAATGCGCCGAGGATCACGGTGACGCGTCGATCGCACGGAGGGAACCACATGAGTCACAACGGAAACGGCGCTGGGTACGGCATGGTCGTCGCGGTCGACGGTTCGGCGGAGTCCGACGCGGCGGTGCGATGGGCGGCACGCGAGGCAACACTGCGCAAGATCCCGGTGACCGTGATGCATGTAGTCGAACCGATGATCGTCAACTGGCCGGTCCCACCCGTGCAGGGCAGTGTCACCGAGTGGCAGGAGGCCAACGCCCGCAACGTGATCAAGCACGCCCACGACACGTTCGTCGCCGTCGAGGAGTCCGCTCCAGACGGCATCCGGCACGAAATACGTTATGCCGGCATCGTTGCCGAACTTGTCGATGTGTCCAAGAACGCCACGATGATGGTGGTGGGGAGCCGCGGCCTGGGTGCGTTCGGCGGCGCGTTGCTGGGATCGGTCAGCAGCGGCGTCATCCACCATGCGCACTGTCCCGTTGCGGTGATCCACGGTGACCAGATACGTCGACCGGACCCCCGCTCCCCCGTGCTCGTCGGGATCGACGGATCACCCGCATCCGAGGACGCCACGGCGTTCGCGTTCGACGAGGCCTCTCGTCGGCGCGTCGATCTCATCGCATTGCACGCCTGGAGCGACGTCGGGGTGTTCTCGGCGCTCGGCATGGACTGGCACGAGTACGAGGACCAGGGACGCGAACTGCTCGGTGAGCGTCTCGCCGGATGGCGTGAGCGGTATCCCGACGTGAGAGTGACTCGGCAGATCGTCTGCGATCAGCCGGCACGGTGGCTCATCGACGGGTCACGCCACGCACAACTCGTCGTTGTGGGCAGCCATGGGCGCGCGGGATTCGCCGGAATGCTGTTGGGATCGGTCGGCTCGAAGGTCGCCCGCGCCGCCTATTCCCCGGTGATCGTGGTGCGTTGACAGCAGGTGTGGATGGTCAAGCCCCGCTCAGCGGGGCACTCCAGCGCACATGCGTCCCCGACCCGGCCGAGCTGGTGATCTGACAGCTGCCGCCGGCCTGTTGCGCCCGGGCTTTGAGGTTAGCCAACCCACTGCACCGCGCGGTGTTTGCCGGTATGCCTCGACCGTTGTCGACCACCTCGATATCGAGCCGATCCGATACCTCGATGGATATCGTCACGCTGGTCGCTCCGGAATGGCGCACCGCGTTGCTGATGGCTTCGACGATCACCGCTTCGGCATCGTCGGCCAGAGCGGGATCGACCGCGACGATGGGTCCGCTGATGCGTACGGTCGTCGCGAGGGGGCTGTTGTCGGTCACAGCCGCCACCGCCGCCTGAATCCGTTGCCGGAAACTCATGGCGGAAGCCGCGGGCGATTGCAGGTCGAAGATCGCCGTCCTGATCTCGTCGATGATGGACTGCAGGTCGTCGACAGTGCGCGACAACCGCTCCTTGAGCAGATCGGACTTGGTGCGGGCGATGGTTCCTTGCAGGTCCATACCGGCCAGGAACAACCGCTGGATCACATGGTCGTGCAGATCCCTGGCGATGCGTTCCCGATCGCTCAACACGGTGAGTTGCCGTGCCTGCTCATTCGCCCGGCAGAGTGTGAGGGCCACGGCCGCGTGGTGCGCGAAATCCTCCATGATGGCCATCTCGTCCACGTCGAACGGCGGGTCGTCGGCGTCGCGGGCGACAGCGATGACACCGAGGTTGTTGGTTGCCGAACGCAGTGGCACGACGATCGCGGGGCGGCGCCCCTGGTCGGTGAACGAAGTGATGGGGTATCTGAATCCATCCGTCATCGTGGACTCCCCCGTGCGGAACACCCGTCCGCTCGTGGAGCCGGATACCGGCACCTGTTGCCCCTCGACCTCGTCGGCACGTGCGCCGGCGGCAACGGCAACCGTGAGGCTGCGAACCTCCTCCGGAGCCCGGTCCGCCTCGGACGGGACGAGTATGGCGGCCTGGCTCGCGACGGTGAGCTCCGCTGCCCGGCCGACGATCAACCGCAGAGGGGCATCCTCTCCGCCGCTCATACCGAGCAAGGCCATGGTGATCTCACGGCTCGCGGAGACCCACCGCGCCACGGTGCGCACTTTGGCCAGATGCCACACACTGTGGACGACGTCCGCCGCCACCGTCGCGAGCACCTCGACAACCCCTACATGAGCGTCGGAGAACTCGAACCCGGCCCGGGAGTCGGCCACGTACAGACTGCCGAGCACTTCGCCGTGCGAGACGAGCGGCACGCCGAGCACAGCGCGCATCGGCGGGAGCAGCTCTGGCAGACCTACCTCGGCCGCAGATCGTGCAAGACCATCGATTCTGAGCGGACCTGTCCGATTGCGAAGAAACCCCAGCATGTCCCTGTCGGGCGAATCCGGGACCGCTTGCGCGAGGGCTCCTGCCTGCAGGAATGTCGCAGGTGTGCCGTTCGGGGCGCAGAGGCCGGCGGCACCGTAACAGGCACCTGATACCCGCATGATCGCGTCGAGAATGCCGTGCAGAGTGGACTCTGGTTCCAAACCGGCATCGAGCGAGGCCATGTCCTGCAACAACGCGGCCATCCGGACCTCGACCGCTTCGGGCGAGTCGTCCGTATGCGACTGCCCCACGGGTCTACGCCAGGCCGGTCTCGCAACGATCGATCCAGTATCTCGAGCGCCCAAATCTGACCTCCACCCATCCTTCGACCTGGACGCTACGCCTGTTGCGCATACCTGCAACCAAGAATTGACCGTGCCGTCAGCGCTCTCGAGGAACCGGTCCGCCACCGACCGGAATGGGTTCTTGCCAACGAAATCAACCGGGATTTGCCGGCCGCGCCGCTGACGAATCTAGATCGCCAGACAGCAGACGCGCTGTGCTTCTGTCACCGACTCGCGCAGCGGTCGACTGGTGTCGATCGAATGTCCGTGAACGATGCCTGCGCCCTGTTCTGCGAGGGCGTCGGCGATCTCCGGGGTCGCGTCCGACGTCGTGCCCGATCTCGACGCGATGCGTTCACCGGCCGCCACCACCGGAAGCGAGCAGGTGAACTCCACCACAGGGACCGCGGTTTCAGATGCGAGGAGGTGGGCGCGCTGACGCCGGCCGACGTCGCGCCACGTCCCGTCGAGGATCACCGACCGGCCGTGCGTGAGCGCATGACGTGCCCGCGCGAGCACTTCGTCGTAGACCGCCGCAACGTTTTTCGGAGCGTAGAGACCGGTGTCGAGTTCTCCTGCCGCACCACCGATCACGCCACTTTCCTGCAGATACCGACGGACGTCGTCGGTCGAGATCACCACGGCGCCCAGTTCTTCGGCGAGGGCCCGTGAAACAGTCGTCTTGCCGGTGCCAGGACCACCACCGACGATGACCAGCTGAACTGTGGCCGCGCGCAGACGATCAAGGGCGATGTCGATGTGGCGGCACGCATCGGTGGCCGCCTCCGGTCGACCTTGGCCGACACGTATGCACTCGACTTTCGCACGGACCACCGCGCGGTAGGCCACGTAGAAATCCATCAGAGACTGCGGAGCGGTGTCATGCGCGTGGTGCCGGTAGCGGTCGACGAAGAATGCGCTGAGCTCGGGTGACCCGAGAAACTCCAGATCCATCGCCAGAAAAGCGGCGTCATCGACGCCGTCGACATAGCGGAGAGTGTCGTCGAACTCCAGACAGTCGAGAATGGCCGGTCCCTCCGGTGTGCAGAAGATGTCGTCTGCGAGCAGATCGGCATGTCCGTCGACGATGCGGCCGTCCGCGATGCGCTCGGCGAACAGCTCGGCGCGGCCGGACAGGTACTGCGAAGCCAGCCGGCGCACTTCACTCAGCTGCTCCGGCGGCACCAGCGACATGCGGGCCAGCTCGGTCAGATTTTCGTCCCAGCGGGCCCACACCGAGGTCGCGCGTGCCTGATCGTCGATGACCGCCCCGCGTCCGGCGTCGCGGTGAAAGCGCGCAAGGATCTCGGCGATCACGTCGAGTTGGTCGTTCACCTCAGCCCCTCGCGTGACCAAGGTCGACAGCCTGTCGGCATCCCGGTAGCGGCGCATGACCACCACGGGTTCGTCAGGGCGATCCCCCGGCCCGACAAGGTGCGCCACACCGAGATAACTGTTGGGGGCCAGGCGGCTGTTGAGTTCTACCTCTCGAAGACATGCCGCCTCGCGCTGCTGCGCTGTGGTGAAATCCAGGAAATCCGTCCGGACCGGCTTCTTGGCCTTGTACGCGAGGTCACCGATCAGCGCCACGAGCCCCGTGTGCGTCTCACGGATCTGCGCATCGAGATTTCCGAACGCAAACACTCTGTCGCGCTGCGCAACCGCCGTTTCCGGCTTGTCCTCCATGCTTGCATGGTGCCGCGTTCCGCGATCGTCCCGCCAGGGTCCTACGGCCCCCGGTTGAGGACCATAGTCCCTGTTGATCTTGTTCTGGCACCGCCAGGCTGACAGGAGCACACGACACCGGGGACACGGAACATGAGAGATGCTCAGCCATCAGTCGACGTGATCGGTGACGCGCTGCGGTTGACGTGCCGAGCGCCCTCGCTGCACAACAGTCAACCGTGGCTGTGGGCCGCGGTCGACAAAACTCTTCACCTGTTCGTCGACAAACAGCGCATCCTTTACTCCGCGGACCACATGGGCCGGGAGGCCGTGATCGGTTGTGGCGCGATGCTCGATCATTTCTGCGTCGCGATGGCCGCCGACGGCTGGGTGCCCAAGGTCGCCAGGCTGACTGATCGCGGCGATCCGCTGCACCTCGCGTCGATCGAATTCCCCGAGATCCGGCTGTTCCCGCGAGAGCACCGCCGACGACGTGCCGCCGCCATCAGCCGCCGCCGCACCGACCGACTACCGTTTGCCGAGCCTGCCGACTGGCCCACATTGGAAGTGCAGCTGCGCAAGTCGATCGCCTTCGACACCGTAGGGTTCGACGTCGTGCCCGATCACGCACGACCCGAGCTGGCGTATGCCTCACGGCTCACCGAGTCCCTCCGCCAGTACGATTCGTCCTATCACGCCGAACTATATTGGTGGACAGGACAATTCGAGTCTATCGACGGAATACCCTACAGCGCTCTGGTCTCGGCCTCCGAATCGGAGCGGGTCGGCGTCGGCAGACGCTTCCCCAACCCCCGCACCGGTGACAGATGCGCCGGACCTGGCCACGATCAGGCAAAGGTCGTGGTGTTGTCCACGCTCGAGAACGACCGCACGAGCATCTTGAACTGTGGCGAAGCGCTCTCGGCGGTCCTGCTGGACGCCACGGTCGCGGGAATGGCGACGTGCACGTTGACCCACATCACCGAGTTGGCCACGAGCAGAGACATCGTGGCTCGTCTGATCGGCCAGGAGGCCACTCCTCAGGTCTTGATCCGCGTCGGGGTGGCCACACGCGATGACGACGCCCCGGCCACCCCACGACGTCCGCTCGAAGAGTTTTTCACAGGGAGATCCCCATGGTGACAGTCTTTCTCGTCGATGATCACGAACTCGTCCGGCGTGGCCTGATCGACCTCGTCCGGTCCGATCCCGATCTGGATGTGATCGGCGAGGCAGGCTCGGTGTCCGAGGCGATGGCGCGGATACCCGCGTTGCGACCCGAAGTCGCGGTTCTCGACGTCCGGCTGCCCGACGGCAACGGGATCGAGCTGTGTCGCGACCTGTTGTCGCGACTGCCCGATCTGCGTTGTCTGATGCTCACCTCCTTCACGTCCGACGAGGCCACGCTCGACGCAATCCTCGCCGGTGCCAGCGGTTTCGTCATCAAGGACATCAAGGGCATGGACCTCACCCATGCCATCAAAGAGGTGGCAGCCGGACACTCCCTGCTGGACAACCGCGCCGCAGCCGCCCTGATGAAGAGACTTCGCGAGACAGCCTCACACTCCGACCCTCTCACCGGTCTGAGCGATCAGGAGCGCATGCTGCTGGAACTGCTGGGCGAAGGACTGACCAACAAGCAGATCGCCGAACGCATGTTCCTGGCGGAACGCACCGTCAAGAACTACGTGTCACGCCTGCTGGCGAAACTCGGGATGGAGCGCCGCACGCAGGCGGCCGTGTTCATCTCCAAGCTGGACCACGGCCGCCACCACGACGAGCAATACTGACTCAGCCGCGGACCACCACAACCGGCCGTTCTGCGGCCTCTGCCACGCTGGTACTCACCGACCCGAGCAGCAGTCCGGCGAATCCACCGCGACCGTGGCTTCCGACAACGGTCAGCTGCGCGATCTCCGAGCGTTTCAACAACCTACGGTCGGGACGGTCGAGGACGACCTCGCGTCGCACGTGGACATCGGGATACCGTTCCTGCCATCCCGCGAGACGCTCGGACAGACTCTCCTCGGCCTGCACCCGCAGATCGTCCCAACGCACTCCTGGGTAGCCGGCCACGTTGGCGTCGCTCCACGCGTGCACCGCCAACAGTGGCGCGCCTCGTCGAGAGGCTGCGTCGAACGCGAACTCCAGCGCCTTCTCCGAGGCCGGTGAACCGTCGACACCCACGACGACCGGTGCCGTGGTCGCAATGGCAGAGGCCTTCGACTCGCCGTGGATCACCGCGACCGGACAGCGCGCATGCCGGATGAGACCCGCAGTGACCGAACCCAAGAGTCTCCGGCCGATGGGCCCCAACCCGCGGCACCCGACGACGAGGAGCCGCGAGGACTCGGACAGTTCTGTCAGCGCGGCAACGACACTGCCTGCCACCACGACGTCGTCGACGTGGATCTCGACTGCTCCGCCGACCACGTCCTCGGCGACCTTGCGGGCCTCTTTGAGCAGTTGCTCGGCGTTGCGTTTGAGCTGATCCGCCAACGTGGTGGGCGCGGGGATCTCGGACCACGTCGCGCTACCGGGCGGCCACTGCATGACATGCACGATCCGCAGGGGAACCTTGTGCAGCACGGCCTCCTTCGCCGCCCACTCCACCGCCGCTGTCGACGGTTCTGAACCATCCACGCCAACCAGAACGCCACGTGTGCCGGCTGAAGACGTCATTGCATTCCCCATTCTCGTTTTCCTGCGATGATCTCGAATTCACGTTCCCATTCGGCGTAGCGAGCCCGGTCGAACCTCCGGTGCAGCAAGATCAGCCCGCCGCCGACGCCGGCTGCGAAGAGAATCCATGCCCACAGCGCCGTGAGAACCGCGTCGCCGACGGCGCGACCCTCACCGTGCGGAGGATCGATGACCTTGCCTGAGGGGTTGACCCAGATGGTCTGTTCGTCACCGACATTCGGAAAATCCGCCCATACGAGACGCCCGCGGTGTTGCTGTCCGTCGACAGTCCAGGTCGCGTCCGCCCGGTACGGCTGGGCGTGGCCCTCTGTGTTGACCAGCGCACCTCGTTCGGCCGCGACGGCAATCACCTGGCGTGCGTCGCGGGCCTGTGCGGCGTAGACCTGTTCACGGTCGTGATACACCGAGATCCCGATCGACGCCGTCAGCGGTATCGCCAGAACACACAACACCACGGCCGCGAGCCGCAACGCCCCTTCGATGCGGTCACGACGGCGCACCAGTGGGTTTCGGCTCCACACCACGGACCCCAACCACTCACCGACACCCAAGGTGAAAGTTTCCATGGTTCCTCGTTCATCGAGACGCCCTGTTGTTACCGATTGCACCCGATCTTTCACCGGAGTCCTAGAGCACAAATACCTTCCGCGATGGGACTTCTGCCCCTGTCTGCGCGGTGGAACGGGGCGCACATTCACAAGATGGACCGATTGAGCGCACTCGACGTCGCGTTCCTCGAGGCCGAGGACGCCGACCGCAATGTCAGTCTCGTCATCGGTGTGCTCGCGATCCTCGAGGGTTCACCGCCCACCGACCACGTACTGCTGGGCAGCGTCTACAACCGACTGATGTCCATTCCCCGATTCACCCAGATCGTCGAGCGTCAACCGCTCGACCTCGCAGCACCGCAGTGGGTCGAGGCCCACGATTTCAGCGTCGCACATCACGTTCGGCGCACTGCCGTGCCGCAACCCGGTGACGACACCGCTCTGTTCGGCGTGGTCGCCGACATCATGGAACGCCGGCTCGACAGGTCTCGTCCGCTGTGGGAATGCTGGATCATCGAGGGACTGCCGTCAGACCGGTGGGCGATCCTGATGAAGATCCACCACTGCATCGCCGACGGCATCGCGGCCGCGCAGTTGTTGTCATATCTGTCCGACGAGGGCACCGTCGATTCGTTCTCCTCCGACATCGATGGGGCCAAACCAACTGCACCGCAGAAAAATCGACGCTTCGAGTTGACACTCAATCCCGTGCGGTTGATCCGCTCCGCGGTCGACGCCACCGCGTCGGTGGGATCCGAGGTCATACGGGTGGCCGAGGGCGCGCTCCAAATCGCCAGCGGCCTCCTGGACTCCCACCCGTTGCCTCTGCGCGGACCTGTGACGGATCTGCGCCGATACGCATCGACACAGGTGTCCCTGGCCGACGTGGGCAGGATCTGCCACGCATACGACGTGACCATCAACGACGTCGCCCTGGCCGCGATCACCGACAGCTTCCGCGCAGCCATGATCCGTCGCGGCGAACGTCCCGGTGCGCGTTCTCTGCGCACCCTGGTGCCCGTGTCGGTGCGTTCGAACGACGCGGCCGCCCAGGTCGACAACCGGGTATCGCTCATGCTGCCGTGCCTGCCTGTGGACATCCACGACCCGGTCGAACAGCTCCTCACCGTTCATCGGCGCATGGAGAACGCCAAACGCACCGGCCAACGCCAAGCCGGCAGCGTCTTCGTCTCGGCGGTGAACTCCCTACCGTTCGGGATCACGACGCTGCTCGTGCGCGCGGCGGTCAGGATGCCCCAGCAGAGCGTGGTCACCTTGGCAACCAATGTTCCCGGTCCACGCCAACACCTGAAACTGTTGGGACATCGAGTGGTTCGGGTGGTACCTATCCCACCGATCGCACTCGGCCTCCGCACCGGTGTCGCCATCCTGAGCTACGCCGACGATCTCGTCTTCGGGATCACCGCCGACTTCGACGCCATCCCCGACGTCGAGGTTCTCGCCGACGATATTCAGCGTGCCGTGGCGCGCCTGGCCAGGACCGCTGAGCTTCCCACCCGGCGCGCCCCTGACGGCACCCTCACCGTCGTCACCACCCCGAGGTGAGATCCTCGGGCTCGGCCGCCAACGCGAACAACCGCTCGACCTCGGCGCGTCGGCACACCGCGGTGCCCGGGGTCAGCAGCATCGCCGCGCCGGCCGCGATGCCGTAACGCACCGACTTGGGCAGCGGCCACCCACGGCTCAGGCCGACCGTGATGGCCGCGACCATCGCATCCCCTGCTCCGACCCCGCTGCCAGATGCCACCGGCACGGCCTTGAACCGCTGGCTCTGACGCGCGGTCACCATGAGGGCTCCGTCGCCCCCCAACGACACGATGACCACGTCTGTCACACCACGATCGATGAGGTCCCTCGCCGCGGCGACCTGCTCACGCTCGGTGGTCAGTTCCTTGCCTGTGCATTCGCGCAACTCCCGCAAACTGGGCTTCAGTACGAACACCCCCGATTCGATGTGTGACAGTCCCCCACCCGAGGTGTCGAGGATGAGCGGTACCCCGGATTCACGACACATGTCGGCAATCTGCTGATAGAACCGGGGATCCACACCTGGTGGCAGGCTGCCACTGGCCACCACGAACTCCGCCGACATGGCGTGGCGGCGCAGGTTTTCCACGCACTGCGCCTGTTCGGTCATGGTCAGGTGCGGGCCCGGCAGCACGAAACGGTACTGCTTGCCCGTACAACCCTCGTTCACGGTGAAGCTCTCACGCGTCACCCCCGAGATCTCGACAGGTTCGTACGCCACACCTTCCCGCCGCACCAGGTCGGCCACCATCGCACCGGTAGGGCCGCCAGATGTGAACACGGCAACTACCGGTCCGTCCAGGACGTGCGCGACGCGAGCCACGTTTATGCCGCCGCCGCCTGGATCGTACCGGGTTGCGCCACAACGGATCTTGTCCGTGTGCCGAACCTGGTCGGCACAGGTCGTGATGTCCAGCGCCGGATTCATCGTCAACGTCACGATGTTCGGTCTGCCGGTATCCATCCGGCGCTTGCCGACCGCGAACGCTGCGCTTCTCATGGGCAAAGTCCATCACCTGACCGGTGCCGTACCTAGGGACCGAAGTCGCACGGTTGGGTGTCGTTGGTCCGCGCCGGCAGGGTCAGCGCTTCGCTGCTGTGTGCGCGAGACCGTCCGGGCACGAGGATTGAGACTTTCGTCCCTACACCCCGAGCCGGCCGCCGAACACGATGTACCCGACGGATATGAGCCGCCGCAGAGCCGAAAGGACCGTATTGATCGTGATTTCACACTCCGAGCCGGCGCAACTGGACCTCGAAGACCTGGCATGGCAGTTCCTGGCCTCGGAATTCACCGGACCGATGTATGCCTGCTGGCCGATCGAGGATCGACTCGACGCTTTCCTGCTGCACAACTTGCCCCACAGCGTCGCGCGCAGAGGTCTTCGCGACGCGCTCATGCAGCGGGTGATGGCGAATATCAGCGCCGCCCATCATCTGGGCTTTCTTGAGTTCAGCACGCGGTAGGACCGTGCATCGAGGATCAGCTCGAGCTCCGATCAACCCCTGGACCGGCGAGAAAAGGACCAAAGGCCCTTCTGTCCCGATCGCGGACGGACGTAACGTCCAAGACGACCCGGCGACCGAGAAGGAAACGAACATGGTCCAGAGCGCAACCGAGTACGGAATCCTCGTCGGTGTGGACAGCTCGGCGGAGTCGGACGCCGCGGTGCGGTGGGCCGCCCGTGAAGCGTCGCTGCACGATGCACCGATCACGCTGATGCACGTCATCGCACCTGTCGTCGTCAGCTGGCCGGCTGGCCCGTACATGGCCACGGTGCTCGAGTGTCAGGAGGAAAACGCCCGCCACGCGATCGAGCAGGCCCAGAAGGTGGTGGCCGACTGCCTGGGCGAGACGCACGGCCTGACGGTCCAGACCGAGATCCGCAAGGAGAGCGTGGCCAGAACCCTCATCGACGCGTCGAAATCCGCGCAGATGGTTGTCGTCGGTAACCGCGGGATGGGCGCGCTCGGGCGCGTGTTGCTCGGCTCGACCAGCACCTCGCTTCTCCATTACGCCAGCGGACCCGTGGTCGTCGTGCACGGCGACGACCAGGCCGCGCACGACAGCCGCCTGCCCGTGCTGCTCGGCATCGACGGCTCACCGGCATCCGAGGTGGCCACGTCCCACGCGTTCGACGAGGCATCGCGCCGCGGCGTCGACCTGGTGGCACTGCACGTCTGGATCGACGTCGGTGACATTCCTCCGATCGGACCCACGTGGGAGGAGCAGGAGGAGACCGGCCGTGCACTCCTGGCCGAACGCCTTGCCGGTTGGCAGGAACGCTATCCCGACGTCAAGGTCCACCGCCGCGTCGAGCGCGCCCAGCCAGCCTACTGGTTGCTCGAGGAGGCCAAACAGGCTCAGCTCGTCGTCGTCGGCAGCCACGGCCGCGGTGGCTTCACCGGGATGCTGCTGGGGTCGGTGAGCAGCCGCGTGGCGCAGTCCGCGACGACACCGGTCATGGTCGTGCGGCCGCGGTAGATAGGCCGGTAGAGATCAACCACTACGGGAACGAGGTTCGGCATGCCTGCACCGGCGGTGCCCCAGTCAGTGATCACCGAGGCCGTCGGGCTGGCATGCCGGGCACCGTCGCTGCACAACAGCCAACCGTGGCGGTGGGTCGACCACGGAACCTCGGTCGACCTGTTCCTCGATCATCACCGCATCGTGCGGTCGTCCGACAGCTCGGGACGCGAAGCACACATCAGTTGCGGTGCAGCCCTTGATCATCTCCGTGTCGCGATGGCCGCCGCCGGCTGGGTGATTCATGTGGATCGGTTCCCCAACCCCAACAACCGCGAGCATCTCGCGAACATCCAGTTCAGCCCGGTCGCTCATGTCACCGACGCCATGCGCGACCGGGCGTCCGCGATAACCCGTCGCCGGACCGATCGACTCCCGCTGCACCCACCGGCGCATTGGGACACCGTGGCCCCCTTGGTGAACGCTGCCATCGACCACGAGGCCGTCCGGTTCGTGATGCTGGCCGACGATGCACGCGGCAGGCTTGCCGAGGCCTCACAACTCACCGAATCGCTTCGCCGATACGACGAGTTCTATCATCGCGAATTGCAATGGTGGACAGCGAATGTGCGGCATTCCGACGGTGTACCCGCCGAGGCCCTCGTGTCGTCGCCAGAAGCCGAGCGTGTCGGGGTGAACCGAGCGTTTCCGTCCCGTGAGCACGCCGAACGCCGTCCGGATGTGGCACGCGACGAAGCCAGGATCGCCGTGCTGATCACCCCCGAGGACACTCCCCGCGACGCGATCGCCTGCGGT
Coding sequences:
- a CDS encoding AAA family ATPase codes for the protein MEDKPETAVAQRDRVFAFGNLDAQIRETHTGLVALIGDLAYKAKKPVRTDFLDFTTAQQREAACLREVELNSRLAPNSYLGVAHLVGPGDRPDEPVVVMRRYRDADRLSTLVTRGAEVNDQLDVIAEILARFHRDAGRGAVIDDQARATSVWARWDENLTELARMSLVPPEQLSEVRRLASQYLSGRAELFAERIADGRIVDGHADLLADDIFCTPEGPAILDCLEFDDTLRYVDGVDDAAFLAMDLEFLGSPELSAFFVDRYRHHAHDTAPQSLMDFYVAYRAVVRAKVECIRVGQGRPEAATDACRHIDIALDRLRAATVQLVIVGGGPGTGKTTVSRALAEELGAVVISTDDVRRYLQESGVIGGAAGELDTGLYAPKNVAAVYDEVLARARHALTHGRSVILDGTWRDVGRRQRAHLLASETAVPVVEFTCSLPVVAAGERIASRSGTTSDATPEIADALAEQGAGIVHGHSIDTSRPLRESVTEAQRVCCLAI
- a CDS encoding Acg family FMN-binding oxidoreductase, which translates into the protein MRDAQPSVDVIGDALRLTCRAPSLHNSQPWLWAAVDKTLHLFVDKQRILYSADHMGREAVIGCGAMLDHFCVAMAADGWVPKVARLTDRGDPLHLASIEFPEIRLFPREHRRRRAAAISRRRTDRLPFAEPADWPTLEVQLRKSIAFDTVGFDVVPDHARPELAYASRLTESLRQYDSSYHAELYWWTGQFESIDGIPYSALVSASESERVGVGRRFPNPRTGDRCAGPGHDQAKVVVLSTLENDRTSILNCGEALSAVLLDATVAGMATCTLTHITELATSRDIVARLIGQEATPQVLIRVGVATRDDDAPATPRRPLEEFFTGRSPW
- a CDS encoding universal stress protein; this encodes MLEPENSAPIVVGIDGSEAGVRAARWAAAEAESRNVPLRLVYATKASHPSADDYYDDVRRGQDALSAAQIDVNRRYSEVKVETALVDGPPGRALIDESDRAAMLCVGSVGIGRYAESILGSIALAVAEGAACPVAVIRAQEDDSAVHWIAAGNPADEHVVESAMAEARLRQAPVLVLGDRREGDAFIYQVKSIQLRNPDLHIYPITDRNDVAGFLRRHDEPVQLAVIGESEVAELPRILGPHGRHMFHLFEGTTSSVLVARYD
- a CDS encoding sensor histidine kinase, which produces MAALLQDMASLDAGLEPESTLHGILDAIMRVSGACYGAAGLCAPNGTPATFLQAGALAQAVPDSPDRDMLGFLRNRTGPLRIDGLARSAAEVGLPELLPPMRAVLGVPLVSHGEVLGSLYVADSRAGFEFSDAHVGVVEVLATVAADVVHSVWHLAKVRTVARWVSASREITMALLGMSGGEDAPLRLIVGRAAELTVASQAAILVPSEADRAPEEVRSLTVAVAAGARADEVEGQQVPVSGSTSGRVFRTGESTMTDGFRYPITSFTDQGRRPAIVVPLRSATNNLGVIAVARDADDPPFDVDEMAIMEDFAHHAAVALTLCRANEQARQLTVLSDRERIARDLHDHVIQRLFLAGMDLQGTIARTKSDLLKERLSRTVDDLQSIIDEIRTAIFDLQSPAASAMSFRQRIQAAVAAVTDNSPLATTVRISGPIVAVDPALADDAEAVIVEAISNAVRHSGATSVTISIEVSDRLDIEVVDNGRGIPANTARCSGLANLKARAQQAGGSCQITSSAGSGTHVRWSAPLSGA
- a CDS encoding universal stress protein translates to MSHNGNGAGYGMVVAVDGSAESDAAVRWAAREATLRKIPVTVMHVVEPMIVNWPVPPVQGSVTEWQEANARNVIKHAHDTFVAVEESAPDGIRHEIRYAGIVAELVDVSKNATMMVVGSRGLGAFGGALLGSVSSGVIHHAHCPVAVIHGDQIRRPDPRSPVLVGIDGSPASEDATAFAFDEASRRRVDLIALHAWSDVGVFSALGMDWHEYEDQGRELLGERLAGWRERYPDVRVTRQIVCDQPARWLIDGSRHAQLVVVGSHGRAGFAGMLLGSVGSKVARAAYSPVIVVR